Proteins encoded within one genomic window of Halodesulfurarchaeum formicicum:
- a CDS encoding AbrB/MazE/SpoVT family DNA-binding domain-containing protein: MVRKKTLSPSGAKGEDGDYHNAHVNLHEDELAVAGLEIGDEVFVRVREDKIIIQKADPEDVEHDF, encoded by the coding sequence ATGGTTCGAAAGAAGACGCTCAGCCCGTCTGGAGCGAAGGGAGAGGATGGGGACTACCACAACGCACACGTGAACCTCCACGAGGACGAACTGGCCGTCGCCGGCCTCGAGATCGGCGACGAGGTCTTCGTCCGGGTGCGCGAGGACAAGATCATCATTCAGAAAGCCGACCCCGAAGACGTGGAACACGACTTCTAG
- a CDS encoding quinone-dependent dihydroorotate dehydrogenase, translating to MYRLARNLLFTLPPETAHETVVTALRAAQHGPILDALGSHLIVEDPRLETTAFGLDFPNPVGVAAGFDKNARIPETLGALGFGHIEIGAVTPEGQAGNPQPRLFRLPADKAIINRMGFNNAGADAIAARLAGQHPAVPIGANLGKNKETPLESAAEDYLTVYEKLGPHADFFVVNVSSPNTPGLRDLQDREPLEHILSTLVDAGAHPLLVKLSPDLHEEAIAEVIDLAESVGLDGIVATNTTIKRPDSLTSPNAAEEGGLSGAPIRDRATATIRFVAERTNLPVVGVGGIFDAEDAYEKIRAGADLVQLYTGFIYQGPTVARDINRGLLDRLEADGFDSIQDAVGADLD from the coding sequence ATGTACCGACTCGCCCGCAACCTGCTTTTCACGCTCCCACCCGAAACCGCCCACGAGACCGTGGTGACCGCACTCCGGGCAGCACAGCACGGGCCCATCCTCGACGCGCTCGGGAGCCACCTGATCGTCGAGGACCCGCGCCTGGAAACCACCGCCTTCGGCCTCGACTTCCCGAATCCCGTCGGGGTCGCCGCCGGCTTCGACAAGAACGCCCGTATTCCGGAGACCCTGGGCGCACTCGGCTTCGGACACATAGAGATCGGTGCGGTCACCCCCGAGGGACAGGCGGGCAACCCACAGCCGCGGCTCTTCCGGCTCCCCGCGGACAAGGCGATCATCAACCGAATGGGATTCAACAACGCGGGCGCGGACGCGATCGCCGCCCGACTCGCGGGCCAGCATCCGGCCGTCCCGATCGGAGCCAACCTGGGCAAGAACAAGGAGACACCCCTCGAATCGGCCGCCGAGGACTATCTGACCGTCTACGAAAAACTCGGGCCCCACGCCGACTTCTTCGTCGTGAACGTCTCCAGCCCCAACACGCCTGGGCTGCGCGATCTGCAGGACCGCGAGCCACTCGAACACATCCTCTCGACGCTCGTGGATGCGGGCGCACACCCACTGTTGGTCAAGCTCTCGCCGGACCTCCACGAGGAAGCGATCGCGGAGGTCATCGACCTGGCCGAATCGGTCGGCCTCGACGGGATCGTGGCGACGAACACGACGATCAAACGACCGGACAGCCTCACCAGCCCGAACGCCGCAGAAGAGGGCGGACTCTCGGGCGCACCCATCAGGGATCGCGCGACGGCCACGATCCGGTTCGTCGCCGAACGCACGAACCTCCCCGTCGTGGGTGTCGGGGGCATCTTCGACGCCGAAGATGCCTACGAGAAGATCCGGGCCGGCGCTGACCTCGTGCAACTCTACACCGGCTTCATCTACCAGGGACCGACCGTCGCCCGCGACATCAACCGTGGTCTCCTCGACCGACTCGAAGCGGACGGGTTCGACAGTATCCAGGACGCGGTTGGCGCGGACCTCGACTAG
- a CDS encoding non-histone chromosomal MC1 family protein, whose product MVREDGKRNFALRESDGSEPSVFSGNTPRQAAKKAARRLSDVGDSEESAPRVEIRLREKGTDKVHIYEAWAWEETSPEDSPDWMPQQITKGNVSKKGIEHLEEV is encoded by the coding sequence ATGGTACGAGAGGACGGCAAGCGGAACTTCGCCCTTCGAGAGAGTGACGGATCGGAACCGAGTGTTTTCAGCGGCAACACGCCGCGGCAGGCAGCCAAGAAGGCCGCCAGGCGACTCTCCGACGTGGGTGACTCCGAGGAGTCGGCCCCGCGGGTGGAGATCCGCCTCCGGGAGAAGGGCACGGACAAGGTCCACATCTACGAGGCCTGGGCGTGGGAGGAGACATCGCCCGAGGACTCGCCGGACTGGATGCCCCAGCAGATCACCAAGGGTAACGTCTCGAAGAAAGGCATCGAACACCTCGAAGAGGTCTGA